The window aaaaattatcaatataatgTAACATAATTGAGATAAATTTATCTCTTACGTATgtgtttcataaaaaaaatttatctaaagaTATTAATctcttaaatgaatttttgtaaatatctAAATctgaaatcttaaaaattatcaGTGAATAATATACGTTAGATTTTGCTTATCTAGCTCTAACTTTATACTAGTAGTAGTACTTTACTTTTTAAAGTGTACAAAACCATAATTAAAaggcaaataaataaatataataatgaaaatttggTGTGAAAGAGACGGAATACTATTATCGAAAgggaaataaatatttattgagagGAGGATGAGGGTTTCCGCATAGTAGCAGTGCTTAGTGGCGCAGAAAAATAAACCTAATTTACCAAATTCAGACACAGATTCTCATTCCTCAAgatcttcttcttatttcttgtCTCAAATTAATcctcaaactttcctctctgtGTCTCTCTAACAATGTGCTCCATTTCCTCACTCCACCAAAATCATGTCTAAGGTTTTTCAAGcccttcctttttttcttttcctttttaaccctttttgtatcatttttttcttttaacatcaGATATTGCATGCATTTTCCTTATTTTGtttgtgattttgtttttcttttcattttggaTGAAATTATGAAAGACTGCtgttttactatttttagctggattttttttctttatttgtgaATACTTATAAGGCATGTCGTCATTGTAGCAAAGTTAATTACCTTAATATGCAAATTggagaagaaaaatagaataaattctgaatttttgGTGATTTATAGCCTATGATGGGTGGTTGGTGTTGTTGTTTTTCCAAATAGCTTCTGTTGTGTGCAAGCAAGGAATGGCAATGTGTGTGTTTGGTGTTTCTTATGTGCTGTAGTGTTTTGGAACAGGATATTGCTAACATGAAGGACTCTTGGTTTTTCGACAATAACTTTAATGGTCTCTCAGACGAGATTTTTGATGATGTCATTAACTTTTTTGATTTCCCGCTGGAAGACGTGGAAGCTAATGGCGTCGAAGAAGACTGGGATGCTCAATTAAAATGCCTTGAAGACCCGCGTGTTGATGTTTATACAGCATCATCAGCTGGGTTGTGTGCCAAAACTCAAAATGAAAAGCCCCAACTTGGAATGAAGTTCTCTGCTTCTGTGAGTATTCTGTTCACAGTTATGGCGTGTAGGAATGTAGAGTGTGATATCTTTTAACtgcttaaattattttcttgcgTATTGCCCGCATGGCTTCAAATTGCGATTCCGATTGCAGTTTCGTTGACATTGCATGGAAACGTGGTTGATGCAGCTACAGTTGTGGTCTTGGTGAGTTAAAAAATGTTGATTTCGACATGTTGTGGTCGCAATTGCAGTTGTAGATCGTTTTTTAAATCCATGTTTGCCCCTGTCCTAGTAGTTATGCACATGGAAAGTCATGTTGACACTTCAATGCACTGcacttattttatttgatgaatTAACTATATGGTTGTTTTTATCATGTAAAACTGAAATTATGCATGAATGCATCAACATTGAAGGAGAAATTTTGGTGATTTAGGCTCTTAAGTTCAGTTACTGGCAATGGCCGGTTTGTTTGCTATAATCTATATTTTCTgaatgaaatgttttttttcttctaaacttTCACCGCAGACCTTTGATAGGAGACATTAATACTGCAACTTAGACACCTAGGAGTTTTTTATAGTTGGAATTTTGCAGGAGCGGTGTTGTCTTGTTACTTAGACAAGACAACTATGAGTTTTTACAGTTGGAATTTTTACAGGAGCTGTGACTTCTAAGGAAAACTAGAATGGTGTTGTCTAGGAATTTGTCAGATTGACAAAACAAAACTATTGGCAATCGAAATACTTAATGTGCAAGAGAAGAgatttgttggatgaatttgGTTATGATCTATATAGGAGAATTGGACAATTGGAGTAAAAAGTGGAAGATACAGGGGTTATAGGTTTAGTTTTTGTGGCGGTAGTCTGAATTCCCCCTTGAAAGTGTGCTGCCAATGTCATTTACTCATTCTTGGCAATAACAGGGtatcataagaaaaaaattaataattaacaactcAGAAAAATTGCTACATTTCATCTGATACTGACCCAAAATGTCCTGGAGATGCTGCTAATCTGTATGAAGTTCTTTGTCTTTATTCACCTAAAGTTTCCAGGGATGCACGACAAAGGGAGGAAGAAGGTAGGAAGCTTGGTGCTAATCTCTTTCCTCTGCCATTCAGGTTGCAGAAACTTCCTCTCTTGGTATAGATTTTTTGGATGGCATTAGAAGGtttaaagaaaagacaaaagaggaaaaaacagtgacaaaatataaagaaaaaaattgactgGGAAATGAGTCATCTGgttaatttaagtaattttatgaataatgaTAAAGATTTATCAATCATAACTGTCTGGTTCTAAAATTCAAAATCGTTTTTATTGCTGTTGGAATTATTGGGGTTTTAGGCATACAGTGAGGAAGAGAGAAGAGTTTGAAACACTTCATTGATATTAACTAAGATGTATTACAGTGTATTGGTGTATTCATAAAACCTAGAGCACCAACCCTTATGTATACTAATCAGAATCCTACTAACTTATTAGGGGTGAAATCATGATAAGATAAGGAAATATGCTAACTAATCCTAAGAGAGAATGAGGAAATAGGGAAACTGATCCTATGAGATATTCtatgatatttattatttctgtTCTATATACATTACCCATCAATTTTATTCGGTTAAATTTGTGTTTAAAATGTTTGAAAGAGATGTAGTAATAACACAAACttctatataattaatttgttgttaagttgatattttgaaatttatcgGTGGACACCGTGTAGGCTTTTAATTCTTAAGTCTCAACATCACCTTGGAACTCATGGTATACATTATTTGGGGTGTTGCTCTCAGGAGTGATTAGGTTCTGGTAACAATCCTTGGAATTTTTCAAGTGTTTAGTTATTTTGAATGGTGAATGGATGACATGCATACATAGAAAGATGTAAAAAATTGCTTTCCTAAGAAGTGGATGATTAGATGAATGTGTGTTTTATATGCTTGTATTTGGTGAATGGTGGGGTACAGTTATAAGTATCAGATCCCTTGCCCAAATCTACTGCTGTCTCCCTATGGATTTAATTGAAGAAACACCTTGCATATGGTCAGGTGGTTGATAGAAGTGAACTGGGGCTGATTATAGATGTTGAGTTCTCCTATGTGTATGTGTATACTGTTTAAAGGTTATGAAACAGAAAATGTTTTACACTGTCTGCAGTCCCACTTTCTTAAGTGACAAGACTATGCTATGCAGTATTGCAAATTGAAATCGCAAAAAGACGCAAGTAGTTTGAGGGACTATGGCTCTTTAGTCCCTGATATGATGACTTAACTCTACAGCATCTGATAATTGATAACTATACAAGTATACATATTAAAACAGTATCAATGCTTTCTTTGATTAGCTTTGTGGAGTATAAATGTAAATGTTAGAAGAAATTGCATAGATTCCTCTTTCacttatttattcaaataatcaTATCCCCAATAAAACAGCTGGAAATTGTGTAGATGTTGCATCTGATTCTTGTTTTTTActcctttttcttcattttttgttgGTTTGATAATTGTTTGGCATTGCAGGGAAATGGGATTTCCCCAATAAAACAGCTGGGAAAAGCTACTGGACCAGTATATGGAAAGACCATTACTCACCAGAATGTCACTTCCAATGGAAAAGATTTGCATCAATTCCAAACCTACACCTACAGCCCAGTTTCGGTTTTTGAAAGCAGCAGTTCGTCCTCAGTTGAGAATTCCAACTTTGATCGACCTGTCATCCCAGTAAAGCGGGCTCGTAGTAAACGTCAGCGTCCTTCAAGCTTCAGTCCTCTATTTTCAATTCCTTTCATCCTTAATTCGCCGGCTATGCAAAATCATCAAAGGATAGCAGCTGCTGACTCAGATTTTGGAACAAATGTTGCTGGGAATCTATCAAACAAACTAAAAAAGCAGAAAAAAAAGGATTCGTCCCTGCTATCAGATGATGTTGAGATGATGAGATCCTCATCACCGGAGTCAGGTTCCCCCAGAAAATGCATGCATTGTGAGGTGACAAAAACCCCACAATGGAGAGAGGGACCTGTGGGTCCCAAAACACTGTGCAATGCTTGTGGTGTTCGATACCGGTCTGGCCGCCTCTTTCCTGAATACCGACCGGCAGCTAGCCCGACTTTTGTAGCATCACTGCACTCAAACTGTCACAAGAAGGTTGTGGAGATGAGAAGCAGAGCCATCCAGGAGCCTGTTAGGGGTTCTATGTTGGCTTCATCAAATCTCCATGGAAATGCTGTAGGATAATTTTTATGTTGGATTGATTACCTTTGAGGAAGAAACGGTAGTCTGTAGTCTTAAACAGGATCCTtcttgtttattgtttttcattatAGTCTAATGTTATATTGCTTAGCatcatttgtttaattaatgtaaattgATTGGTGAAATAAAAGGTAGTAGCAGGTTAGTGCTTTGCGAGGAATTCAGGTAACATGGTGTTGAAAGTTGGAGGTTGAGAATGGTGTTATGTAGTTTTCATGGTGGTTGATGATGCAGCCAGCCAGCCAGCAATTTTCTAACTGGATAGCATGCATGGCTGTGGGGCTTAAGAATTATAAAGTAGGGGCAAGAATCTTTGCCATTGCTGATGCATGTGCTATAAGAACATAAAGTCAGGGATCAAATTGAGTCAAGGACAATAATATCACATGCCTCAAAACATGGCACAACATTATAAAGAATAAGCACATGCATGCGTGAGACTATTCTATGTTAGACCTAAAAGGCTAGAAGAATAATGCTTTTATAGTCAGCTTCAAAATGGCTTGGTTACTTGCCCTTCGTAACAGGCTAGTGGAATTTGTTTCTAGCAGCAAATTTTAAAGGGCTGGCCCATACTAAAGTCCAGTGGTCGGTGTGGGCTggcctaatttttttaaaaggtcaTTATGCGTTCTTAATTGTTTTgtacttttatctttaattatgcATTTCATAACTTATATTtggttataataaaaatatttaagttgaattcatttatatttacaCTGAACCACTTTTCCCTGGTTAGCATTTAATGTTAAACCATTCATTTGAATGGAAGTAACAAAGTTTAACCCATCATCATGTCTTGAAACCTTAGGGTGCGGAGCTATATTCGGATATGCTAAATGATATGATTTCatactaaaagataattaaattgtAATGTTCATACTGATTTTCACCAAAtcctgaaatttattttttataactaatttaattaatcagaaACAAGAAGTTAATTGTTCTGAAATTCTTCCTACGTTATTCCTTATACAAATATAGCACTGTTTTTATGTTATTGTCTTAGATGGTTTCTGTTAAAGCTGACCTGGTCAATCTATTGCAAAAGGTAGGCCCTAATTCTTTTAGTGGCCACAGAATGTAATGGATCCTAAGGGTAATAACATTTTAGAGGCAGCCCATATATTCACTTGTTTTATTCTTCAACCCCATGACTGCAACCATACCCTACGCCCTTCCCAAACAAAAATTCTCTTCACCCAAAGTTCAAACTCAAACGTAAGGTCacagttttattttttggttcagCTATATAGTGTGGTTTAAATAGATGCACACCTCTTTATGATTTaactcattttaaatcctttttTAATAACATAAGCAGGGATTAATTTAACAGTTGACACCCGATGAGTATGAAAAACACATAATCGGGCCAAAAAGGAATAAGGTTTAGAAtgacttttctctttttcacaatTTGTTTGAACTAATTATAAGATCCTCCCTGCCTATTTGGTTTTAAATTTAGATGTTGGTATGTTGTTCCTATTCACTAACAACCAGATATCAAAATTCAATCTAGCTTGCTATATATTGTCACCAAGTGTTAtgcattattttaaattgagtAAAATCTATTTTCCTCTCTATTATGGGTTACtcttatctctttttattttaaaatatgcacttttttcttgaaaaataaatatcttttatattcgagtcttttttaatataaaagattattttgCCTCTTGATGATTCTTCACAcgattaataattaatcaggtttgaatatttacaattttatgacaatagaagataaaataatttttttagacaatTTCAATGCTGATGCTAGAGATATTTGAAATATTGTTgcaattttaaaatactaaaatcaataatggaatgttcaaaatcagttGCTAGCCAGTGACACTAAaagttatcaaaataaaatatcatcaaaagaCATATTCGTAATTATTAAGATGTATATTCacactaaaaaagaattaaaatataacttgtattcattttttaatggaGGGAAGagtaatttaaatttctcaaaaaGATCAACTATGCTCTGGCAATCATTCAATGAAAAGGGAGTGAAAAAATAGGACATGAATTAATATGTTGAATCTGTTGCTCCTGCTGATGCTGCCGTGTTGGTACATGCcccattttaaaatagttaatggCCATGAATTATAGTGGTCCTACGTAGTCTTAATTAAGGAGCTTGTGTgtcttttatgcctttttgGTGATTCTCTAATTGCCATCCCTCCTCCCTAATACCTAATTACCAACCAAGTACCAATCTACCTCTACAGTTTAATAGACTTGATATGTTGTGCCCAAACGACCTAGGTTTAACTACAGTTTTcccaaaatgaaaagaaagcgCATGCATTAATACTCAAACCAATGTTATAGGGGCGTCGATTTACTCCATACTTTGTAccataacattttctttttagacACCAACATTCCACCAATTACTTTTCAATGTACAtgaaatcatttttcttatttctctttGTGTTGTGTTGGTAAACATTAAATTGGTTATTTGCTGTCTGACTTTTTGTCCTTCCTGGTGGTAATTCTTTTCAATTCAAACCAATGAATAGTGTTTAGGTTGTAGTTTAGTTGATCCATTCCATGCGAGCGGTTCataacattaattttgtattgatGATGTCGTTTTCTTGTTTGGTTGagaacaataaataatattaaagtgaCCAAGAAAGAAGACTAagactactactactactccAATTCCATTCCATTCATTCATTCTTTcttgattcttctctttccCAATGCCGAAGGACATAATAtaacaaaactaaaaagaataattgaGTCAGGTGCACGAGTGGCATAAAGAATGAAGACGAAGCATGGTTTAGGACTTTagctaaatgaaattaaatgagTGCAATGCATTGAGGTTATGCAAAGGCTAAACTAAACCAAGTGCGAATGAATCAAGC of the Glycine max cultivar Williams 82 chromosome 13, Glycine_max_v4.0, whole genome shotgun sequence genome contains:
- the LOC100813303 gene encoding GATA transcription factor 11 — its product is MSKDIANMKDSWFFDNNFNGLSDEIFDDVINFFDFPLEDVEANGVEEDWDAQLKCLEDPRVDVYTASSAGLCAKTQNEKPQLGMKFSASGNGISPIKQLGKATGPVYGKTITHQNVTSNGKDLHQFQTYTYSPVSVFESSSSSSVENSNFDRPVIPVKRARSKRQRPSSFSPLFSIPFILNSPAMQNHQRIAAADSDFGTNVAGNLSNKLKKQKKKDSSLLSDDVEMMRSSSPESGSPRKCMHCEVTKTPQWREGPVGPKTLCNACGVRYRSGRLFPEYRPAASPTFVASLHSNCHKKVVEMRSRAIQEPVRGSMLASSNLHGNAVG